One Planctomycetota bacterium DNA segment encodes these proteins:
- a CDS encoding carbohydrate ABC transporter permease — MLTHAVLASGAGLVAFPFLWMLMTALKSEAEARGTPRLFPSGAPWQWHWGNFARAWHEMEPSFATCFFNTLMVSALVTVAVVVTSLLAGYAFARIRFVGRRALFVVFLATMMVPFEVVLVPNFMLVTAMKQALRDAMTGLLGQGALPAANTLGAFGALIVPWSANVFSIFLVTQFFRQMPQDYYDAAVLDGCGHWQFMWRIGAPMVMPALVTAGLFSFLGSWNSLLWPLVVNTPDEAPVLQVALSYMVREEKEGFNLLMAASTFTILPVVFLYLVAQRRFIEGVTGTGLKG; from the coding sequence TTGCTCACTCACGCCGTGCTCGCCTCCGGCGCGGGGCTGGTGGCGTTTCCGTTCCTGTGGATGCTAATGACCGCGCTGAAGAGCGAGGCGGAGGCCCGCGGCACGCCGCGGCTCTTCCCCTCGGGCGCGCCGTGGCAGTGGCACTGGGGCAACTTCGCGCGCGCCTGGCACGAGATGGAGCCCTCGTTCGCCACGTGCTTCTTCAACACCCTCATGGTGTCGGCCCTGGTGACCGTGGCGGTCGTCGTCACATCGCTGCTCGCCGGCTACGCCTTCGCGCGGATCCGCTTCGTCGGGCGGCGGGCGCTCTTCGTCGTCTTCCTGGCCACGATGATGGTGCCGTTCGAGGTCGTGCTGGTGCCGAACTTCATGCTCGTCACCGCGATGAAGCAGGCGCTCCGCGACGCGATGACTGGGCTGCTCGGGCAGGGCGCGCTGCCCGCGGCCAACACCCTGGGCGCCTTCGGCGCGCTCATCGTGCCCTGGAGCGCCAACGTGTTCTCCATCTTCCTCGTCACCCAGTTCTTCCGCCAGATGCCGCAGGACTACTACGACGCGGCCGTGCTGGACGGCTGCGGGCACTGGCAGTTCATGTGGCGCATTGGCGCGCCGATGGTGATGCCCGCCCTGGTCACGGCCGGGCTGTTCAGCTTCCTGGGGAGCTGGAACTCGCTCCTCTGGCCGCTCGTGGTCAACACGCCCGACGAGGCGCCTGTGCTCCAGGTGGCCCTCTCGTACATGGTCCGCGAGGAGAAGGAGGGCTTCAACCTGTTGATGGCCGCCTCCACCTTCACCATCCTGCCTGTCGTGTTCCTCTACCTGGTGGCCCAGCGACGCTTCATCGAGGGTGTCACGGGCACGGGGTTGAAGGGCTGA
- a CDS encoding Gfo/Idh/MocA family oxidoreductase: MPERSRTARIGIIGGGKFGEMHLRAFTQLERDGHAQLVALCDINENLLAQRRQVYGVKGYTSYDEMLAKEDLDGVTVVTPDHLHRRFVVACLKAGKHVLVEKPLDVTVEGCDEMIAAADQAGRILQVDFHKRFDPYHRQMAARVAAGAIGQPLYGYAWMEDRIEVPRDWFPHWAPQSSPFWFLGVHMVDLIRFCTRARGVSVFAAGAKRKLASLGIDAWDCVNARITFDDGSTFAVDTSWVLPDRFEAIVNQGIRIVGTEGVIEVDSQNRGAEACTAADGQQTWNLGFFLEERDKDGSTRWSGYGIESIADFAHNINFLLRGGSMEQLAGKYVDGREARETTKIAVAAHESLRTGQLVACAG; the protein is encoded by the coding sequence GTGCCAGAACGCAGTAGAACCGCCCGGATAGGAATCATCGGCGGCGGCAAGTTCGGCGAGATGCACCTGCGCGCCTTCACGCAACTGGAGCGCGACGGCCACGCCCAACTCGTCGCCCTGTGCGACATCAACGAGAACCTCCTCGCCCAGCGCCGCCAGGTCTACGGCGTCAAGGGCTACACGAGCTACGACGAGATGCTGGCGAAGGAGGACCTCGACGGCGTGACCGTGGTGACGCCCGACCACCTGCACCGCCGCTTCGTGGTCGCCTGCCTGAAGGCGGGCAAGCACGTGCTTGTCGAGAAGCCGCTCGACGTCACGGTGGAGGGCTGCGACGAGATGATCGCGGCGGCCGACCAGGCGGGCCGCATCCTCCAGGTGGACTTCCACAAGCGTTTCGACCCCTATCACCGCCAGATGGCGGCCCGCGTGGCCGCCGGCGCCATCGGCCAGCCGCTCTACGGCTACGCCTGGATGGAGGACCGCATCGAGGTGCCGCGCGACTGGTTCCCCCACTGGGCGCCGCAGAGCTCGCCCTTCTGGTTCCTCGGCGTGCACATGGTGGACCTCATCCGCTTCTGCACGCGGGCCCGCGGCGTCAGCGTGTTCGCAGCCGGCGCGAAGAGGAAACTCGCCAGCCTGGGCATTGACGCCTGGGATTGCGTGAACGCCCGAATCACCTTCGACGACGGCTCGACGTTCGCCGTGGACACCTCGTGGGTGCTGCCCGACCGCTTCGAGGCGATCGTCAACCAGGGCATCCGCATCGTGGGCACCGAGGGCGTGATCGAGGTGGATTCGCAGAACCGCGGCGCCGAGGCCTGCACCGCCGCCGACGGCCAGCAGACCTGGAACCTCGGCTTCTTCCTCGAAGAGCGCGATAAGGACGGCTCGACCCGCTGGAGCGGCTATGGCATCGAATCCATCGCCGACTTCGCGCACAACATCAACTTCCTGCTCCGCGGCGGCTCGATGGAGCAGCTCGCGGGCAAGTATGTGGACGGCCGCGAGGCGCGCGAGACGACGAAGATCGCCGTCGCGGCGCACGAGAGCCTGAGGACGGGGCAACTGGTGGCGTGTGCGGGCTGA
- a CDS encoding M20/M25/M40 family metallo-hydrolase: MAHTLDDVLRVADDPKVQNSIVHLLTHLMAVDTTVGPDLERVQRHEEQVLDLCAQAVETFLGTSEGVERVPIDPRIESHPYYTPAHYTKTSERPDGLGAADAYKGRSNLVVRVPGQGRGVLAFNAHVDVVAPYLEPRVVGGASPGRDSRDGDVPPTEGGVVFGRGACDDKGQCAAMLFALYLIEHARWMCGLIPPADLLLEFAIDEEPGGNGSLSLALDRRFAFDAMVVLEATNLAVHPGNRGAVWYRLDLDGSAAPGLDLVGLAAACVLGLEREGAALKAESTHPLFPHRPVQTCHGILGPWGKHPSAVNDHVELGFAFSGDASRLRAVVDQALAAYCAAYGDKTKEPDPETGKPKVDHHYDLTASGNAAHLVLHGKAGHMGAILRCDDAITKAAYVIRALEEEVALEVKGFSLEQTRMSGGVDEWMKEKGYGIAGLRCPSIHPPIHSSIHPLPASPAALALEGGQGFLPTHTLEQVTARMRQAVARAAEAYCRGHGVAFDPRVATMTFDKLHNDAFARDPSRPAVRAFADCVRAVGIPVEEPLRGWDVSCDARIFAREYPDSDVLTFGAGALEHAHSAQEQVRVADLVAAAKAIARFALTYEPRPRDA, translated from the coding sequence ATGGCCCACACCCTTGACGACGTGCTTCGCGTGGCCGACGACCCGAAGGTTCAGAACTCCATCGTCCACCTGCTCACCCACCTGATGGCTGTGGACACCACGGTGGGGCCGGACCTCGAACGTGTGCAGCGGCACGAGGAACAGGTGCTCGACCTGTGCGCCCAGGCGGTCGAGACGTTTCTCGGCACATCGGAGGGTGTGGAGCGCGTGCCGATTGACCCGCGGATCGAGTCGCACCCCTACTACACGCCCGCCCACTATACCAAGACCTCCGAGCGGCCCGATGGCCTCGGGGCAGCCGATGCCTACAAGGGCAGAAGCAACCTCGTGGTCCGCGTGCCGGGGCAGGGCAGGGGCGTGCTGGCCTTCAACGCCCACGTGGATGTGGTGGCGCCCTACCTCGAGCCGCGCGTGGTGGGCGGCGCGTCTCCAGGCCGCGATTCGCGGGACGGGGACGTCCCGCCCACAGAGGGCGGTGTGGTGTTCGGCCGCGGCGCCTGCGATGACAAGGGGCAGTGCGCGGCGATGCTCTTCGCCCTCTACCTCATCGAGCACGCCCGCTGGATGTGCGGCTTGATCCCGCCCGCCGACCTGTTGCTCGAATTCGCCATAGATGAGGAGCCGGGCGGCAACGGCAGCCTGTCGCTCGCGCTCGACCGCCGGTTCGCCTTCGACGCGATGGTGGTGCTGGAGGCCACGAACCTGGCCGTTCACCCCGGCAATCGCGGGGCCGTGTGGTACCGGCTTGATCTCGATGGCTCCGCCGCGCCGGGCCTCGACCTCGTGGGCCTGGCCGCGGCCTGCGTGCTGGGCCTGGAGAGGGAGGGCGCGGCGCTTAAGGCCGAGAGCACGCACCCGCTCTTCCCCCATCGCCCCGTGCAGACGTGCCACGGCATCCTCGGCCCCTGGGGCAAACACCCGTCGGCCGTCAACGACCACGTCGAGCTGGGCTTCGCCTTCAGCGGCGACGCGAGCCGCCTGCGAGCCGTCGTGGACCAGGCCCTCGCCGCCTATTGCGCTGCGTATGGCGACAAGACGAAGGAGCCTGATCCCGAAACCGGCAAGCCGAAGGTGGACCACCATTACGACCTGACCGCCTCGGGCAACGCAGCGCACCTGGTCCTCCACGGCAAAGCGGGCCACATGGGCGCCATCCTCCGCTGCGACGACGCGATCACGAAGGCGGCATACGTCATTCGCGCTCTAGAGGAGGAGGTGGCGCTCGAGGTCAAGGGGTTCTCCCTCGAGCAAACGAGGATGAGTGGGGGAGTGGATGAATGGATGAAGGAGAAGGGATACGGGATTGCGGGCCTTCGCTGCCCTTCCATTCATCCACCCATTCACTCATCCATTCATCCCCTTCCTGCCTCGCCCGCGGCGCTTGCCCTGGAGGGCGGCCAGGGCTTTCTGCCCACGCACACGCTCGAACAGGTCACTGCTCGCATGCGGCAGGCCGTCGCCCGGGCCGCCGAGGCCTACTGCCGCGGGCACGGCGTCGCCTTTGACCCGCGGGTCGCCACCATGACCTTCGACAAGCTGCACAACGATGCCTTCGCCCGCGACCCGAGCCGTCCCGCCGTGCGGGCCTTCGCGGATTGCGTTCGCGCCGTGGGCATCCCCGTCGAGGAGCCGCTTCGGGGCTGGGACGTGAGTTGCGACGCGCGCATCTTCGCGCGCGAGTACCCCGATAGCGACGTCCTGACGTTCGGCGCGGGCGCGCTCGAGCACGCGCACTCGGCCCAGGAGCAGGTGCGCGTGGCCGATCTCGTGGCGGCGGCGAAGGCGATTGCCCGGTTCGCGCTCACGTATGAGCCAAGGCCGCGCGATGCGTGA
- a CDS encoding ribulokinase, which yields MAKYALGVDFGTESARALLVDVATGREVATHVAKYPHGVIDEALPTGPKLGKDWALQSPDDWLLTLTQSVRATMKASKVRPDDVIGIGIDFTACTMLPVAADGTPLCKMAKHAKNPNAWPKLWKHHAAQAQADRINETARRMGCDFLDRYGGKLSSEWMFAKSLQILEEAPAIYHEAARLIEGADWVVWQMTGNERRNACTAGYKAAFEPKTRTYPPKEFFAAVNPAWANLVEEKLSTDIYPQGAVAGGLTPAMAKTLGLRAGTPVAVANVDAHVAVPAATITSPAKMLMIMGTSICHMVLGTEPRKVEGMCGYVWEGIIPGYYGFEAGQSGAGDILAWFVENAVPAAYYAEAAKRKKDLHGVLEEKAAALKPGQSGLLALDWLNGNRSILVNVDLSGLVLGLTIATKPEEIYRALIEALAFGTRKIIDSFESSGVAVDELYACGGLPYKNKLLMQIFSDVTGRTIKVARSEQTCALGSAMFGALAAGKKGGGYDTIEQAARKMAGVRKEVFRPNARAKAVYDRLYAEYEKLHDYFGRGANPVMKALKTLHFEQVRK from the coding sequence ATGGCGAAGTATGCACTCGGCGTTGACTTCGGCACCGAGTCGGCCCGAGCGCTGCTGGTGGACGTGGCCACGGGCCGCGAGGTGGCCACCCACGTGGCCAAGTACCCGCACGGCGTGATTGACGAGGCCCTGCCCACCGGCCCGAAGCTGGGCAAGGACTGGGCGCTCCAATCGCCCGACGACTGGCTCCTCACCCTCACCCAGAGCGTGCGGGCCACGATGAAGGCCTCGAAGGTGCGCCCCGACGACGTGATCGGCATCGGCATAGACTTCACGGCCTGCACCATGCTGCCCGTGGCGGCGGACGGCACGCCGCTGTGCAAGATGGCGAAGCACGCGAAGAACCCGAATGCGTGGCCGAAGCTGTGGAAGCACCACGCGGCCCAAGCCCAGGCGGACCGCATCAACGAAACCGCGCGGCGCATGGGCTGCGACTTCCTCGACCGCTACGGCGGCAAGCTCTCGAGCGAATGGATGTTCGCCAAGAGCCTCCAGATCCTCGAGGAAGCGCCCGCCATCTACCACGAAGCCGCGCGCCTCATCGAGGGCGCCGACTGGGTGGTGTGGCAGATGACCGGCAACGAGCGCCGCAACGCCTGCACCGCGGGCTACAAGGCCGCCTTCGAGCCCAAGACCCGCACCTATCCCCCCAAGGAGTTCTTCGCCGCCGTCAATCCCGCCTGGGCCAACCTGGTCGAGGAGAAGCTCTCGACCGACATCTACCCCCAGGGCGCCGTGGCGGGCGGCCTCACGCCCGCGATGGCGAAGACCCTCGGCCTCCGGGCCGGCACGCCCGTCGCCGTGGCGAACGTGGACGCCCACGTGGCCGTGCCCGCCGCCACGATCACCAGCCCCGCCAAGATGCTGATGATCATGGGCACCAGCATCTGCCACATGGTCCTCGGCACCGAGCCGCGCAAGGTCGAGGGCATGTGCGGCTACGTGTGGGAGGGCATCATCCCGGGCTACTACGGCTTCGAGGCCGGCCAGAGCGGCGCCGGCGATATCCTCGCCTGGTTCGTCGAGAACGCCGTCCCCGCCGCCTACTACGCCGAGGCCGCCAAGCGGAAGAAGGACCTCCACGGCGTCCTCGAGGAAAAAGCGGCGGCCCTCAAGCCGGGCCAGAGCGGCCTCCTCGCCCTCGACTGGCTGAACGGCAACCGCTCGATCCTGGTGAACGTGGACCTCTCGGGCCTGGTGCTCGGCCTCACGATCGCCACGAAGCCCGAGGAGATCTACCGGGCACTCATCGAAGCGCTGGCCTTCGGCACCCGCAAGATCATTGACTCCTTCGAGTCCAGCGGTGTGGCCGTGGACGAGTTGTACGCCTGCGGCGGCTTGCCCTACAAGAACAAGCTCCTGATGCAAATCTTCTCGGACGTAACGGGGCGCACGATCAAGGTCGCGCGCAGCGAGCAGACCTGCGCCCTCGGCTCCGCCATGTTCGGCGCCCTGGCCGCCGGCAAGAAGGGCGGCGGCTACGACACCATCGAGCAGGCCGCCAGGAAGATGGCCGGCGTACGCAAGGAGGTCTTCCGCCCGAATGCCAGGGCGAAAGCCGTCTACGACCGCCTCTACGCTGAGTACGAGAAGCTGCACGACTACTTCGGCCGCGGCGCGAACCCCGTGATGAAGGCACTGAAAACACTGCACTTCGAACAGGTAAGGAAGTGA
- a CDS encoding L-ribulose-5-phosphate 4-epimerase, giving the protein MLEELKKRVCELNKMLPAERLVTSTSGNVSGRVPEQPQFVVIKPSGLSFDQMTPDTMVVTDLAGKVVEGALNPSVDLPNHLYLYNHRPELMGVVHTHSAHATAFAVLGLSIPCCMTGMADEFGGEIPCAPYASNEAENIGASILKAMTRAPAMLCGNHGVFTFAESPEKAVKAAIMCEDSARTMYYALTLRAALGLPMPQPLPPEEIAKWWGRYHSWYGQPGR; this is encoded by the coding sequence ATGCTCGAGGAACTGAAGAAGCGCGTGTGCGAACTCAACAAGATGCTCCCCGCCGAGAGACTGGTCACGAGCACGAGCGGCAACGTCTCGGGCCGCGTGCCCGAGCAGCCGCAGTTCGTGGTGATCAAGCCCTCGGGCCTCTCCTTCGACCAGATGACGCCCGACACGATGGTCGTCACCGACCTCGCGGGCAAGGTGGTCGAGGGCGCGCTCAACCCATCGGTGGACCTTCCAAACCACCTGTACCTCTACAACCACAGGCCCGAGCTGATGGGCGTGGTGCACACGCACTCGGCCCACGCCACGGCCTTCGCCGTGCTGGGACTTTCGATCCCCTGCTGCATGACGGGCATGGCCGACGAGTTCGGCGGCGAGATCCCCTGCGCGCCCTACGCCTCCAACGAGGCGGAGAACATCGGCGCATCCATCCTCAAGGCCATGACCCGCGCCCCCGCCATGCTCTGCGGCAACCACGGGGTCTTCACCTTCGCGGAGTCCCCCGAGAAAGCCGTCAAAGCAGCCATCATGTGCGAGGACTCTGCGCGGACCATGTACTACGCGCTCACCCTGCGTGCCGCGCTCGGGCTGCCCATGCCCCAGCCCCTGCCGCCCGAGGAGATCGCCAAGTGGTGGGGCCGCTACCACTCGTGGTACGGCCAGCCGGGAAGATGA
- a CDS encoding HEAT repeat domain-containing protein, whose translation MGTQTRMQPAAPSSLLCAAWFLGTVGLILAGGGCILPRARRIRDAPPTPRLKPAERSATVWPTVVVRNVPGPFTPPWPPRPGASLELWQIDLLDLDRPEVTPWLEAWQPRGDRLARPVPIEVESETPWRLRLPRPGAYVLRSRSGSEVSVALVLASEIHAMLTLFDDDCEVLCAEAQTGKPVSGAYVRVLYRSERLGRERLLAVSGSTDADGRWRSSMLRDRFAPSLAATAVASHGGHYAVATQRRVLDHSEAAWRLSVTARSHVFRPGQTAELVGMVQARPGHRFAPAAGAPVKLLLLDPGEVVAGSLRTATDEVGSFTAAFELAKDAPPGAYTVVIGMEDAPRFEPRRFDAFSVALPSPSRFRVKLGLSRSVVAPGDPLELQVEAARPDGGPIAGARVRVLTWGYPVAMAGGPAWASGTAPCDPRQIVAIPIRLPPVTQTDSQGRATVRWEPTHAELPSEDLLCGVQVEVLAPGLGTVERSAEFVLLREAPAVTVEAKESFLRPGEPLALSFRSALPPALQEATQAVCTVEHEESDGEAKTREVARASVAWLLSQRLNITTTSPGRYKFAVEAAGRSDAVSVWVADDGKDVYWGGAEAPAFYPEAPWVRRGGRVRAVVAAPGRTAPVAMTLRGGPGATWRTLSLRTGALGLALGAGPDDRDPLDITLVQIAEERGWAGRASLGVEPGGRVLDIQPRLLWVRQGEWSGRGFGVATRDRLGQPVRSVVRLELVRPTFQGSPPAGILRRTTHWHPGKLTSEGGEIEVGFHDSLLATASALLIDAHAPDGRSGLFLMPLCQAAYAPGLKAGEPMSPRARLAALAGHGLDSPLAQWLASRLLGRHPELAHELPSLLQAAKSDEEASAIVAIAAEHQDVAPAVIASAVQRSGPVAQAALSVGARFLPGLRAVFEDALAADPHPLVRAAAARGLGRAMPASLQAVLGALSSDKDPIVRSASAAALAEAGPGAIPYLADAARRDSSTAVRLAAVGALQRLGSVAAAEALLDLASGANEEVAVAALGALGAIGYHGTDERLLRVLDAGAPDARTAAARLLARQEDPHVAQALVGAVRRAPSGPLLRALAPMRGRAVQAAMARGLSHEDPEVQLAAAEWLASVEDERAPAALRKFLAPDAAATFTDRAAATLAALRDTSAVPVLVALLDTGRLSASTRRALVEMAGSLGLQEAGPALVKILWRGLAEPALLRQPEERALWAAALQAAGAVGPVWSPLIENAVGPLPTNSPYVPALMALRAQGLPGFFAELWRSPLPDDLRRQSVLPYARMRGAAAAPQLAELLESPVLQGPAMQALAEAGAVETLSAALRGGTPEARAAAAEALGATGEPRAVPVLQPLLRDGDPFVRCEAAWALAALTRQAVLYVDHLGETREATP comes from the coding sequence GTGGGCACACAGACACGGATGCAGCCGGCCGCACCCTCTTCCCTCCTCTGTGCCGCCTGGTTTCTGGGGACCGTCGGCCTGATCCTGGCGGGAGGCGGATGCATCCTGCCACGGGCACGGCGCATTCGCGATGCCCCCCCCACCCCTCGGCTCAAGCCGGCCGAGCGCTCGGCCACGGTGTGGCCCACCGTGGTGGTGCGCAACGTCCCCGGGCCGTTCACCCCGCCCTGGCCGCCGCGGCCCGGGGCGAGCCTGGAGCTCTGGCAGATCGACCTCCTCGATCTCGACCGCCCGGAGGTGACGCCCTGGCTGGAGGCGTGGCAGCCGAGGGGCGACCGGCTGGCGCGGCCGGTGCCCATCGAGGTGGAGTCCGAGACGCCGTGGCGCCTGCGGCTTCCGCGGCCCGGCGCCTACGTCCTCCGGTCCCGGTCGGGCAGCGAGGTCTCCGTGGCGCTGGTGCTGGCCTCGGAGATCCACGCGATGCTGACGCTGTTCGATGACGACTGCGAGGTGCTCTGCGCCGAAGCACAGACGGGCAAACCCGTCTCCGGCGCGTACGTCCGCGTCTTGTACCGGTCCGAGCGCCTAGGCAGGGAACGTCTCCTGGCCGTCTCCGGCTCCACCGATGCCGACGGGCGTTGGCGCTCTTCGATGCTGCGCGACCGCTTTGCCCCCTCGCTGGCGGCCACCGCCGTGGCCTCGCATGGGGGGCACTATGCCGTGGCGACGCAGCGGCGGGTCCTCGACCATTCGGAGGCGGCCTGGCGCCTGAGCGTGACGGCCCGCAGTCACGTGTTCCGTCCGGGCCAGACGGCCGAACTGGTGGGCATGGTGCAGGCGCGCCCCGGCCACCGCTTCGCGCCAGCGGCCGGTGCGCCGGTCAAGCTGCTGCTTCTGGACCCGGGGGAGGTGGTGGCCGGCAGCTTGAGGACGGCGACGGACGAGGTGGGCTCGTTCACCGCGGCATTCGAGCTGGCGAAGGACGCGCCGCCGGGCGCATACACGGTCGTGATCGGGATGGAGGACGCGCCGCGATTCGAGCCGCGGCGCTTCGATGCCTTCTCTGTGGCGCTGCCCAGTCCCTCGCGATTCCGCGTCAAACTTGGCTTGAGCCGCAGTGTGGTGGCGCCCGGCGACCCGCTGGAGCTCCAGGTGGAGGCGGCGCGGCCCGACGGCGGCCCAATCGCCGGCGCGCGTGTGCGTGTGCTGACCTGGGGCTATCCCGTGGCGATGGCCGGCGGCCCTGCGTGGGCTTCCGGCACGGCTCCCTGCGACCCGAGGCAGATCGTCGCCATCCCGATCCGGCTTCCCCCTGTGACTCAAACCGATTCGCAGGGACGCGCTACCGTGCGCTGGGAACCGACCCATGCCGAGTTGCCCTCGGAGGACCTGCTCTGCGGCGTCCAGGTCGAGGTGCTCGCGCCGGGGCTTGGCACGGTGGAGCGCTCCGCCGAATTCGTCCTCCTGCGCGAGGCGCCGGCCGTCACGGTGGAGGCCAAGGAGAGCTTCCTGCGTCCCGGCGAGCCTCTGGCCCTGAGTTTCCGCAGCGCGCTGCCGCCGGCTTTGCAGGAGGCCACTCAAGCCGTCTGCACGGTGGAACACGAGGAGAGCGATGGGGAGGCCAAGACCCGCGAGGTGGCGCGTGCATCGGTGGCCTGGCTCCTGAGTCAGCGCCTCAACATCACGACCACGAGCCCGGGGCGCTACAAGTTCGCGGTGGAGGCCGCCGGGCGCTCGGATGCCGTCTCGGTGTGGGTGGCCGACGACGGCAAGGACGTGTACTGGGGTGGGGCGGAGGCCCCTGCCTTCTACCCCGAGGCCCCCTGGGTCAGGCGCGGGGGCCGGGTGCGGGCCGTGGTCGCTGCGCCCGGGCGGACCGCGCCCGTGGCGATGACGCTTCGCGGGGGGCCGGGGGCCACCTGGAGGACCCTTTCCCTTCGCACAGGGGCTCTGGGGCTGGCGCTGGGCGCCGGCCCCGACGACCGCGATCCGCTGGATATCACGCTGGTGCAGATTGCGGAAGAGCGAGGGTGGGCCGGGCGCGCGAGCCTTGGCGTGGAGCCGGGGGGTCGTGTGCTCGATATTCAGCCTCGCCTCCTCTGGGTCCGGCAGGGCGAGTGGTCGGGGCGCGGCTTCGGCGTTGCCACCCGCGACCGCCTGGGCCAGCCGGTGCGGTCCGTGGTTCGCCTGGAACTCGTCCGCCCTACCTTCCAGGGCAGTCCTCCCGCAGGCATCCTGCGGCGAACCACCCACTGGCACCCCGGCAAACTCACCAGCGAGGGGGGCGAGATCGAGGTCGGTTTCCACGATTCGCTGCTGGCCACGGCCAGCGCTTTGCTGATTGACGCTCACGCTCCCGACGGACGTTCGGGCCTCTTCCTGATGCCGTTGTGCCAGGCGGCCTATGCGCCGGGCCTCAAGGCGGGCGAGCCGATGAGTCCTCGCGCACGGCTCGCTGCGCTGGCCGGGCACGGCCTCGACTCGCCGCTCGCCCAGTGGCTTGCCAGCCGGCTGCTGGGCCGCCATCCCGAGCTGGCCCATGAGCTGCCCTCGCTCCTTCAGGCGGCGAAGTCCGATGAGGAGGCGTCGGCCATCGTGGCCATTGCCGCCGAGCACCAGGACGTGGCTCCCGCGGTGATCGCCTCTGCCGTCCAGCGTAGCGGGCCGGTGGCGCAGGCCGCGCTGTCGGTGGGCGCCCGATTCCTGCCTGGGCTGCGCGCGGTGTTCGAAGATGCCTTGGCCGCTGATCCGCATCCGCTCGTGAGAGCCGCGGCGGCCCGCGGCCTGGGGCGCGCGATGCCCGCCAGCCTTCAGGCTGTTCTCGGCGCCCTGAGCAGCGACAAGGACCCGATCGTTCGCTCGGCGTCGGCGGCCGCGCTGGCGGAGGCGGGCCCGGGCGCGATCCCCTACCTGGCCGATGCGGCGCGCCGCGATTCGTCCACCGCTGTGCGGCTGGCGGCTGTGGGCGCCCTCCAGCGCCTCGGGAGTGTTGCGGCTGCGGAGGCGCTCCTGGATCTGGCCTCGGGCGCGAATGAGGAGGTGGCTGTTGCGGCGCTGGGCGCTCTGGGCGCCATCGGCTACCACGGCACGGATGAGCGGCTGCTGCGCGTTCTGGACGCGGGAGCGCCAGATGCTCGGACCGCGGCCGCGCGCCTGTTGGCGAGGCAGGAGGATCCCCACGTGGCCCAGGCTCTTGTCGGTGCCGTGCGACGCGCGCCGAGCGGCCCGCTCCTGCGCGCGCTGGCGCCGATGCGGGGCCGCGCCGTGCAGGCGGCGATGGCGCGCGGGCTCTCGCATGAGGACCCCGAGGTGCAACTCGCCGCCGCAGAGTGGCTGGCCTCGGTGGAGGACGAGCGCGCCCCCGCGGCGTTGCGCAAGTTCCTGGCCCCTGACGCCGCGGCGACGTTCACCGACCGGGCCGCGGCGACGCTCGCGGCGCTCCGCGACACGAGCGCGGTGCCCGTCCTTGTGGCCCTGCTGGACACGGGCCGTCTGAGTGCGAGCACCCGCAGGGCACTCGTGGAGATGGCGGGGAGCCTCGGCCTCCAGGAGGCCGGCCCCGCCCTGGTGAAGATCCTGTGGCGTGGCCTGGCCGAGCCGGCACTCCTGCGGCAGCCCGAGGAGCGGGCTCTGTGGGCAGCGGCTCTTCAGGCGGCCGGGGCGGTCGGCCCCGTGTGGAGCCCGCTGATCGAGAACGCCGTCGGCCCCTTGCCGACCAACTCGCCCTACGTGCCCGCCCTCATGGCCCTGCGGGCCCAAGGGCTGCCGGGCTTCTTTGCCGAGCTCTGGCGCTCGCCCCTTCCCGACGACCTTCGGCGGCAATCTGTCCTTCCCTATGCCCGGATGCGCGGGGCCGCCGCCGCGCCGCAACTCGCCGAGTTGCTGGAATCGCCCGTGCTCCAGGGGCCTGCCATGCAGGCGCTGGCCGAGGCAGGGGCCGTGGAGACGCTTTCGGCCGCCCTCCGCGGGGGGACTCCCGAGGCTCGGGCGGCGGCAGCCGAGGCTCTCGGCGCCACAGGAGAGCCGCGGGCAGTGCCCGTCCTCCAGCCGCTGTTGCGCGATGGCGACCCGTTTGTGCGGTGCGAGGCGGCCTGGGCTCTGGCGGCGCTTACCCGCCAGGCGGTCCTTTACGTGGACCACTTGGGTGAGACCCGCGAGGCGACGCCGTAG